The Candidatus Woesearchaeota archaeon genomic interval GTGTAATAATCAATAGCCTTCAAAAATTGTTTTTTAGATTCTTTTTCAGGAGTGAAAGTTGAATATTCTATAATGTCATAAATTTGTTTCTGCATTTCTATCTCAGCGCCCTTCCATATCAATGTAACTTTTAGCTCGTCTGTTTTTGGCGCGGTATAAGGGTCTATTGAAAATACATATTTCAGAGATCTCTGCTCAAGAGGATTCAATGTGATTATGTCCTCTTTTTTCATTGTATCAGATGTTATCTTTACAGTCAGATCAGAAAGGTTAAGCCTGTTCCTGTTTTTCAGGTTAATTGTAACAACAGCATTCTGAGTTGGATCAACATGCTTAGGCTCAATATTTATGTCAACAATGGAAACTGCCGGCATGTATTGGTCCTGCCTGCTGCTGCCTGAGCTCAGATAGATATAAGCTATCTCTTCTACAGATTCTTTTGTCTTGTCTGATGTTATCCTTAGCTTAATTGGATAAACCCAGCCAATTGGCAGATCCCTGAACGGGCTTAAAGAGATGTTCACAGTTGCAGTCTGCTTTGCAGCCACATCAATGCCGCTGATCCAGTCTTTCGGAGGGTCAGTCATTGCATTCCACGATTCAATGCTTGAAAACCTGTATGTGTCTGTTGTTTCGCCGAGATTTGTTATGTTTACAAGAAAATTAGCGCTTTCTTCTATAAGGATCCTGTTGTTGACAACAGCCATCTTTACAGTGAATGATGCAGCATACGCCAACGGCAGGCAGATCAATGCCAGAACAAACACCAAAAAGATTTTGCTGAGTTTCATTTTTAATCCTCTTTTAACAAGCAATATCAATAAACAACACATGATTAATCTTTTTCATTCAAAACATATATATAAATATTTGCTTTTTAAGTGGGGCTGCCGTGATTTGAACACGGGCCGCTACCACCCCAAGGTAGAATTCTACCAAGCTATACTACAGCCCCAAAAACCGCTAATTGCTCATTCGTCATAAACTGCCTCACTTGAATTCAGGCAATAACTTTTTCATCTCAATGACAAATTCTTTTGCGCGTTCAAGTGAAGTCTTTGCTTTTGCTTCCTTTGCGCTTTCATTTGTCCTGTACTGGAATATGCTTCTCTTTTCCCTCTCATAATCAAAGGACTGTATAATCTCATCAACTTTTATTCCTGCAAGAGCCTCCTTTTGCATTTCTTCATACTCTTCCAGTAATGATGCTTTGAGCTTATCCCTGACAAGGGCAATAAGGCTGTCAGCAGTAACTTTATGCGAAATTTTCTCTCCGACCTTATAGCCCAGTTTATATAAAACTGCATTTGCAATATAATACATGGCATAATATGACGTTACTATAGCCCAAAGCCACGAATATTTTTCTTTATACAGGATTTCAGCAACATTAAGGCTCTCATTGGCGTTATTCTCCAGTATATTAAACACCTGCTTATCAAAACCCGCCTTCGATAAAAGCCCATCTGAAAGATACATCTTGACATTATCCCTTGCTTCCTTTATTCTTTCATCTGTTAGCATTCTCCATCACCCGATAATATTCTTCTACACCAATAAAGATTATATTTCTTTTTATTGCCTCGCTTACAACTGTAAATTCCCTGCTTTTCAGCATCTCAATAAAATCCCTGTATCTTATATCAGTTGCGTGAATCTTTAAAGGAAAACGCGATAATACCTGCTCTATTGGCTTAAAGTCTTCTGTGATTACAAGCATGTCTATATCAGAATGCTTTGCCTGTTTGCCTTTAGCATAACTCCCAAACAAAAGTGCGATAAATGGCGCGTTTACCCTGCACAAGTCATTGTAAATTACTAAAAAATTCTTGTCTCTTAAAAGCTCTTTTCTTCTTTCATATTCAACAATAAAAACAGAATCATTGAAAATTCTGTTAAAAGAACAAAGTGTAGTGTTTCCAGTATGCTTAAGTGCAGCTATGCCTTCCTTTTCCAGCTTTTTCAATGCGTAATATGCGGATTTATAGTTTATCTTTCTCAACCTGGAGATTTTCCTTATACTGAAGGATTCTTCCTGGTTTTCAATAAGTAATTTAAGTATATTCAGTTTTTCATTATCCATCTTAGGTAATAGTATTATGGTTTTAAACCATATATATAAATCTTTCGCTTAAAAATTAATTTCAGCCTCCATATCCTGATTTAGCAATCTTCCACAGCAATTTAAAGAAGTTTATA includes:
- a CDS encoding nucleotidyltransferase domain-containing protein; amino-acid sequence: MDNEKLNILKLLIENQEESFSIRKISRLRKINYKSAYYALKKLEKEGIAALKHTGNTTLCSFNRIFNDSVFIVEYERRKELLRDKNFLVIYNDLCRVNAPFIALLFGSYAKGKQAKHSDIDMLVITEDFKPIEQVLSRFPLKIHATDIRYRDFIEMLKSREFTVVSEAIKRNIIFIGVEEYYRVMENANR
- a CDS encoding HEPN domain-containing protein; the encoded protein is MLTDERIKEARDNVKMYLSDGLLSKAGFDKQVFNILENNANESLNVAEILYKEKYSWLWAIVTSYYAMYYIANAVLYKLGYKVGEKISHKVTADSLIALVRDKLKASLLEEYEEMQKEALAGIKVDEIIQSFDYEREKRSIFQYRTNESAKEAKAKTSLERAKEFVIEMKKLLPEFK